One Streptosporangium sp. NBC_01495 DNA window includes the following coding sequences:
- a CDS encoding family 43 glycosylhydrolase, with protein MFLTIQSANAATVDTNAWYVLVNRTSGKALDVYNLATNDGARITQWARNNGNQQQWQFVDSGGGYYRVKSRHSGKVLDVSGFSTANGGAIVQWADLNGTNQQWRLADSDGGHVRLINRNSNKALEVQGASTADGANVVQYDDWGGNNQQWQFVQVGTGPNPTPTPTPGGNYTNPVVWQDFADGDIIRVGDAYYYSASTMHYSPGAPILRSYNLVDWEYAGHSVPRLDFGSNAYDLNGGRAYVKGIWASTLNHRPSNNTFYWMGCVEFNRTYVYTASAVDGTWTKRSQINNCYYDAGLLVDDDTMYVAYGNGTISVAQLSADGLSQVRAQQVFQTPSSVGTLEGARFYKRNGYYYIWLTRPANGQYVLRSTSPFGPYEMRQVLLNMPGPISGGGVPHQGGLVQTQNGAWYYMSFVDAYPGGRVPALAPINWSTDGWPTVQTVNGGWGVNYPKPNIQTTKTVASMIGPDSFTSASLGHRWEWNHNPDTSRFSTGNGLRLQTATVTGDLYNARNTLTHRIQGPSSTATIELDYSTMSNGDRSGLAMLRDSSAWIGVKRDNGTNRVVMTNGLTMNSSWQTTGTGTEAASAGISGGRIWLRVNADIRPGSGRQARFSYSTDGVTFTPLGPAFTLNNAWQFFMGYRFGIFNYATQSLGGAVTVRRFDLTTP; from the coding sequence GTGTTTCTCACGATCCAGTCCGCGAACGCGGCGACCGTCGACACCAACGCCTGGTACGTGCTGGTCAACCGCACCAGCGGCAAGGCCCTGGACGTCTACAACCTGGCCACCAACGACGGCGCCCGGATCACCCAGTGGGCCCGTAACAACGGCAACCAGCAGCAGTGGCAGTTCGTCGACTCGGGCGGCGGCTACTACCGCGTCAAGTCCCGCCACTCCGGCAAGGTGCTGGACGTCAGCGGCTTCTCCACCGCCAACGGCGGGGCGATCGTGCAGTGGGCCGACCTCAACGGCACCAACCAGCAGTGGCGCCTGGCCGACTCCGACGGCGGCCACGTCCGCCTGATCAACCGCAACAGCAACAAGGCCCTGGAGGTCCAGGGAGCCTCCACCGCCGACGGCGCCAACGTCGTCCAGTACGACGACTGGGGCGGCAACAACCAGCAGTGGCAGTTCGTCCAGGTCGGCACCGGACCGAACCCGACCCCCACGCCGACCCCGGGCGGCAACTACACCAACCCCGTGGTCTGGCAGGACTTCGCCGACGGCGACATCATCCGGGTCGGCGACGCCTACTACTACTCGGCCTCGACGATGCACTACTCACCCGGCGCGCCGATCCTGCGCTCCTACAACCTGGTCGACTGGGAGTACGCGGGTCATTCGGTGCCCAGGCTCGACTTCGGCTCGAACGCCTACGACCTCAACGGCGGACGGGCCTATGTGAAGGGCATCTGGGCCTCGACGCTCAACCACCGGCCGAGCAACAACACGTTCTACTGGATGGGCTGCGTCGAGTTCAACCGCACCTACGTCTACACCGCCTCCGCCGTGGACGGGACCTGGACCAAGCGCTCACAGATCAACAACTGCTACTACGACGCCGGCCTGCTCGTCGACGACGACACCATGTACGTCGCCTACGGCAACGGCACGATCAGCGTCGCCCAGCTCTCGGCCGACGGCCTCAGCCAGGTGCGCGCCCAGCAGGTGTTCCAGACTCCCTCCAGCGTCGGCACCCTGGAGGGCGCCCGCTTCTACAAGCGCAACGGTTACTACTACATCTGGCTGACCCGCCCCGCCAACGGCCAGTACGTGCTGCGTTCCACCAGCCCGTTCGGCCCGTACGAGATGCGCCAGGTCCTGTTGAACATGCCCGGCCCGATCTCCGGCGGCGGCGTACCGCACCAGGGCGGGCTCGTGCAGACGCAGAACGGCGCCTGGTACTACATGTCGTTCGTCGACGCCTACCCCGGCGGCCGGGTTCCGGCCCTGGCGCCGATCAACTGGAGCACCGACGGCTGGCCGACCGTCCAGACGGTCAACGGCGGCTGGGGCGTCAACTACCCGAAGCCGAACATCCAGACCACCAAGACCGTGGCCTCGATGATCGGTCCGGACTCGTTCACCTCGGCCAGTCTCGGTCATCGGTGGGAGTGGAACCACAACCCCGACACCAGCCGCTTCTCCACCGGCAACGGCCTGCGCCTGCAGACCGCGACCGTCACAGGCGACCTCTACAACGCCCGCAACACCCTGACCCACCGCATCCAGGGCCCATCGTCCACCGCGACGATCGAGCTCGACTACTCGACGATGAGCAACGGTGACCGGTCCGGGCTGGCGATGCTGCGCGACTCGTCGGCGTGGATCGGCGTCAAACGCGACAACGGCACCAACCGGGTGGTGATGACCAACGGCCTCACCATGAACAGCAGTTGGCAGACCACCGGAACCGGCACCGAAGCCGCGAGCGCCGGCATCTCCGGCGGCCGGATCTGGCTGCGCGTCAACGCCGACATCCGTCCGGGGTCCGGACGCCAGGCCCGGTTCTCCTACAGCACCGACGGCGTCACCTTCACCCCCCTCGGTCCGGCCTTCACGTTGAACAACGCGTGGCAGTTCTTCATGGGCTACCGCTTCGGAATCTTCAACTACGCCACCCAGTCTCTGGGGGGCGCGGTGACAGTGCGCCGGTTCGACCTCACCACACCATGA
- a CDS encoding beta-L-arabinofuranosidase domain-containing protein, giving the protein MPLSRRQLFRAAGATAALSAVGQVVGTSHALAALPWVRSEIGALAYEFDLGQVRLTSGRWLDNQNRTLNYLRFVDVDRLLYVFRANHRLSTNGAAANGGWDAPSFPFRSHMQGHFLTAWAQAYAVLGDTTCRDKANQMVAELARCQANNGAAGFTTGYLSGFPESDITAVENRTLSNGNVPYYCIHKTLAGLLDVWRHIGNTQARTVLLALAGWVDTRTGRLSSSQMQAMLGTEFGGMNAVLTDLYQMTGDSRWLAVAQRFDHAAVFDPLAANQDRLNGLHANTQVPKWIGAAREYKATGTTRYRDIAANAWAITINAHTYANGSNSQAEHFRAPNAIAAHLTRDTGEACNTYNMLKLTRELWTLSPTRADYFDYYENALINHLIGQQNPADSRGHVTYFTPLNPGGRRGVGPAWGGGTWSTDYNSMWCCQGTGIETNTKLMDSIYFHNGTTLFVNLFAPSTLNWSQRGITVTQTTSYPVSDTTSLQVIGSVSGSWTIQVRIPAWTQGATISVNGVQQNVVTTPGTYASITRSWTSGDTVTVRLPMRVVLKAANDNPNLQAVTYGPVVLSGDYGSTSLSSAPTLTPSTIVRTSTSALAFTATANGASVNLGPFHDAANHNYVVYWNATGQGGGGGGASFRLINAASGLALGIQNMSTADGGLALQWTDNGTADHDWVPIVDGNGLRFRNVNSGKVLGVENMSTADNARVLQWGDTGTADHRWTITDVGDGSVKIRNANSSKLLGILNGSTANGAQAVQDPDNGSADNQWRFVPNGARRVQNVATGMVLGVTNMSTADGALVVQWGDTGTADHLWTAVVDTGGYLRLRNSNSQKVLGVENAATAAGSRVVQWADNGTGDHRWRLRYGSGATFRIQCANGGRVLGLAGTAQGAQVVLADDNGSNNNLWRFL; this is encoded by the coding sequence ATGCCCTTGAGCCGTCGCCAGCTCTTTCGGGCCGCGGGCGCGACCGCCGCGCTCTCGGCCGTCGGCCAGGTGGTGGGCACGTCCCACGCCCTGGCTGCGCTCCCGTGGGTCAGATCCGAGATCGGTGCCCTAGCCTACGAGTTCGACCTCGGCCAGGTCCGGCTGACCTCCGGCCGCTGGCTGGACAACCAGAACCGCACTCTCAACTACCTGCGCTTCGTCGACGTCGACCGGCTGCTGTACGTCTTCCGCGCCAACCACCGCCTGTCCACCAACGGCGCGGCGGCCAACGGCGGCTGGGACGCGCCCAGCTTCCCGTTCCGGTCCCACATGCAGGGCCACTTCCTGACGGCCTGGGCGCAGGCCTACGCCGTACTCGGAGACACCACCTGCCGGGACAAGGCCAACCAGATGGTCGCCGAACTGGCCAGGTGTCAGGCCAACAACGGCGCGGCCGGGTTCACCACCGGCTACCTGTCAGGCTTCCCCGAGTCCGACATCACCGCGGTCGAGAACCGCACGCTGAGCAACGGTAACGTGCCGTACTACTGCATCCACAAGACCCTCGCCGGGCTGCTGGACGTGTGGCGGCACATCGGCAACACCCAGGCCAGGACCGTGCTCCTCGCCCTCGCCGGGTGGGTGGACACCCGGACCGGCCGCCTGTCCTCCAGCCAGATGCAGGCGATGCTGGGCACCGAGTTCGGCGGCATGAACGCCGTGCTCACCGACCTGTACCAGATGACCGGGGACTCCCGCTGGCTGGCGGTCGCGCAGCGCTTCGACCACGCCGCCGTGTTCGATCCGCTCGCCGCCAACCAGGACCGGCTCAACGGCCTGCACGCCAACACGCAGGTGCCCAAGTGGATCGGCGCCGCGCGGGAATACAAGGCGACCGGGACCACCCGCTACCGCGACATCGCCGCCAACGCCTGGGCCATCACGATCAACGCCCACACCTACGCCAACGGCTCCAACAGTCAGGCCGAGCACTTCCGCGCCCCCAACGCCATCGCCGCGCACCTGACCAGGGACACCGGCGAGGCCTGCAACACCTACAACATGCTCAAGCTCACCCGGGAGTTGTGGACGCTGTCGCCGACCCGGGCCGACTACTTCGACTACTACGAGAACGCCCTGATCAACCACCTGATCGGCCAGCAGAACCCGGCCGACAGCCGCGGCCACGTCACCTACTTCACCCCGCTCAACCCCGGTGGGAGGAGAGGCGTCGGCCCGGCCTGGGGCGGCGGCACGTGGAGTACCGACTACAACTCGATGTGGTGCTGCCAGGGCACCGGCATCGAGACCAACACCAAGCTGATGGACTCGATCTACTTCCACAACGGCACCACGCTGTTCGTGAACCTGTTCGCGCCCTCCACGCTCAACTGGTCACAGCGCGGCATCACGGTCACCCAGACGACGTCGTATCCGGTGAGCGACACCACGTCGTTGCAGGTCATCGGCAGTGTGAGCGGGTCATGGACGATACAGGTCCGCATCCCGGCCTGGACCCAGGGCGCGACGATCAGCGTCAACGGCGTCCAGCAGAACGTCGTCACCACCCCGGGCACCTACGCCTCGATCACCCGGTCGTGGACGTCGGGCGACACGGTGACCGTACGGCTCCCGATGCGGGTGGTCCTGAAGGCCGCCAACGACAACCCGAACCTGCAGGCCGTCACCTACGGCCCGGTCGTGCTGTCGGGCGACTACGGAAGCACATCCCTGTCGTCGGCGCCGACACTGACCCCCTCGACGATCGTCCGGACCAGCACCTCGGCACTGGCGTTCACGGCCACGGCCAACGGGGCATCGGTGAACCTGGGTCCGTTCCACGACGCCGCCAACCACAACTACGTCGTCTACTGGAACGCCACGGGGCAGGGCGGCGGGGGCGGCGGGGCGAGCTTCCGGCTGATCAACGCGGCCAGCGGGCTGGCACTCGGCATCCAGAACATGTCGACCGCCGACGGCGGCCTGGCGTTGCAGTGGACCGACAACGGCACCGCCGACCATGACTGGGTGCCGATCGTGGACGGCAACGGGCTGCGGTTCCGCAACGTCAACAGCGGCAAGGTGCTGGGCGTCGAGAACATGTCGACGGCCGACAACGCCCGGGTCCTGCAGTGGGGTGACACCGGCACCGCCGACCACCGGTGGACGATCACCGACGTCGGCGACGGCTCGGTCAAGATTCGCAACGCCAACAGCTCGAAGCTGCTGGGCATCCTGAACGGCTCGACCGCCAACGGCGCCCAGGCGGTGCAGGACCCCGACAACGGCTCGGCCGACAACCAGTGGCGGTTCGTGCCCAACGGCGCGCGCCGCGTCCAGAACGTGGCGACCGGCATGGTGCTCGGGGTCACCAACATGTCCACCGCCGACGGCGCGCTCGTCGTCCAGTGGGGTGACACCGGCACCGCCGATCACCTCTGGACGGCCGTCGTCGACACCGGCGGTTACCTGCGCCTGCGCAACTCCAACAGCCAGAAGGTGCTGGGGGTGGAGAACGCCGCCACCGCGGCGGGTTCCCGGGTCGTGCAGTGGGCCGACAACGGCACCGGTGACCACCGCTGGCGGCTGCGCTACGGGAGCGGCGCCACCTTCCGCATCCAGTGCGCCAACGGCGGCCGGGTCCTCGGCCTGGCCGGCACCGCCCAGGGCGCGCAGGTCGTACTCGCCGACGACAACGGCTCGAACAACAACCTCTGGAGGTTCTTGTGA
- a CDS encoding AbfB domain-containing protein yields the protein MSLSRRQFGKAALTSAAPATTGVVGFPRVAGLADGNRSSFRSHDFPPHHLRHQGYVLRIDPISSSSSAADHLDATFRVIS from the coding sequence GTGTCCCTGAGCCGCAGGCAGTTCGGCAAGGCCGCCCTGACATCGGCCGCCCCCGCCACCACCGGCGTGGTCGGCTTCCCCCGGGTCGCGGGGCTCGCCGACGGGAACCGGTCGTCGTTCCGCTCCCACGACTTCCCGCCCCACCACCTGCGACACCAGGGCTACGTGCTGCGCATCGACCCCATCAGTTCGTCATCAAGCGCCGCCGACCACCTGGACGCGACCTTCCGGGTTATCTCATGA
- a CDS encoding transposase, translated as MTSSGKLLLRRSRRSRWVGLRRLYERREIVNALAYRLRAGCAWRLPHGFPP; from the coding sequence GTGACGTCGAGTGGGAAGCTCTTGCTCCGTCGATCCCGCCGGTCGAGGTGGGTGGGCCTCCGGCGACTGTATGAGCGGCGTGAGATCGTCAACGCACTGGCGTACCGGCTTCGGGCCGGGTGCGCCTGGAGGCTGCCGCACGGCTTTCCACCGTGA
- a CDS encoding glycosyl hydrolase family 95 catalytic domain-containing protein, with protein MSDENHLTRRQLIQIGTAGAGALLLPLQWTAAARAASAPPAAVSAVNDLALWYDESAGTEWLRALPIGNGRLGAMVFGNVDTERLQLNEDTVWAGGPYDQSNTRGAAALGQIRQLVFQNQWSQAQTLIDQNMLGSPAGQLAYQTVGNLRLAFGSSSGVSEYNRYLDLTTATTTVSYLRNGVRHQRETFASAPDQVIVMRLTADRPGSITFSATFDSPQQTTRSSPDGTTVALDGVSGSMEGKTGAVRFLGLARAVVDGGSVSSSGGTLQVTSANSVTVLISIGSSYRTFRDVSGDHQGIARQHLNAAVARTHADLRARHVADYQRLFGRTTLDLGRTSAADQPTDVRIAQHNSVNDPQFAVLLFQYGRYLLISSSRPGTQPANLQGIWNDSLAPAWDSKYTINANLPMNYWPADTTNLSECFEPVFRMVNDLTVSGARTAQVQYNAGGWVTHHNTDAWRGSSVVDGAFWGMWQTGGAWLATLIWEHYTFTGDIEFLRQYYPAMKGASQFFLDTLVPEPSLGFLVTNPSNSPELAHHSGVSVCAGPTMDNQILRDLFDGCAKAGQALGVDADFRTRVLAARDRLAPTKIGSRGNIQEWLYDWVETEPAHRHVSHLYGLHPSNQITRRGTPALYTAARRTLELRGDDGTGWSLAWKINYWARMEEGARAHTLIRLLVTTARLAPNMFDLHPPFQIDGNFGATSGIAEMLLQSHNGELHVLPALPSAWPAGKVQGLRGRGGYTVDTTWSSGAATEILVRFDRDGTVNVRNRIFTGTYQVVDTTSGAAVTVTKPESDVIALTGQAGRTYRLTGSGAPPTSYVRIANVTTGLVLDSGGNVASGSNLKQWNNDGSTNLQWQLVDLGSGWYRIVNRTNGMVVDSWGNTANGASARQAAWSGNNNQQWRLNNVGNGRYQIINRGTGTALDGMGNSTAGSTVAMWTPNTNANNQWTITGV; from the coding sequence ATGTCCGACGAGAACCACCTGACACGCAGGCAACTGATACAGATCGGAACAGCCGGAGCCGGCGCCCTGCTGTTGCCGCTGCAGTGGACGGCGGCCGCGCGGGCCGCCTCGGCGCCTCCTGCGGCGGTGAGCGCTGTCAATGATCTGGCGCTGTGGTACGACGAGAGCGCGGGCACCGAGTGGCTGCGCGCGCTTCCGATCGGTAACGGCCGGCTGGGCGCCATGGTGTTCGGCAACGTCGACACCGAGCGGCTGCAGCTCAACGAGGACACCGTCTGGGCCGGCGGCCCGTATGACCAGAGCAACACCAGGGGCGCGGCGGCGCTGGGCCAGATCCGCCAGCTGGTCTTCCAGAACCAGTGGAGCCAGGCCCAGACCCTGATCGACCAGAACATGCTCGGCAGCCCCGCGGGCCAGCTGGCCTACCAGACCGTCGGCAACCTGCGGCTCGCGTTCGGCAGCTCTTCGGGGGTCTCGGAGTACAACCGCTACCTGGACCTGACCACGGCCACCACGACGGTGTCGTACCTGCGAAACGGGGTGCGCCACCAGCGCGAGACGTTCGCGAGCGCGCCGGACCAGGTGATCGTCATGCGCCTGACCGCCGACAGGCCCGGCTCGATCACGTTCTCGGCGACGTTCGACAGCCCCCAGCAGACGACGCGATCCAGCCCGGACGGCACGACGGTGGCACTCGACGGCGTCTCGGGCAGCATGGAGGGCAAGACCGGCGCGGTCCGCTTCCTGGGTTTGGCCCGTGCCGTCGTCGACGGCGGCAGTGTCAGCAGCTCCGGCGGCACGCTGCAGGTGACGTCCGCGAACAGCGTGACGGTGCTGATCTCGATCGGTTCCAGCTACCGCACCTTCCGCGACGTCAGCGGCGACCACCAGGGCATCGCGCGGCAGCATCTGAACGCCGCCGTCGCCAGGACCCACGCCGATCTGCGTGCCCGGCACGTGGCCGACTACCAGCGGCTGTTCGGGCGCACGACACTCGACCTCGGCCGTACCTCGGCGGCCGACCAGCCGACCGACGTGCGGATCGCGCAGCACAACAGCGTCAACGACCCGCAGTTCGCGGTGTTGTTGTTCCAGTACGGCCGCTACCTGCTGATCTCCTCCTCCCGGCCCGGCACCCAGCCGGCCAACCTGCAGGGCATCTGGAACGACTCGCTGGCGCCGGCCTGGGACTCGAAGTACACCATCAACGCCAACCTGCCGATGAACTACTGGCCGGCCGACACGACGAACCTGTCGGAGTGTTTCGAGCCGGTGTTCAGGATGGTCAACGATCTCACGGTCAGCGGCGCCCGTACGGCCCAGGTCCAGTACAACGCCGGCGGCTGGGTGACCCACCACAACACCGACGCGTGGCGGGGCAGCTCCGTCGTCGACGGCGCGTTCTGGGGCATGTGGCAGACCGGCGGCGCGTGGCTGGCCACCCTGATCTGGGAGCACTACACCTTCACCGGCGACATCGAGTTCCTCCGGCAGTACTACCCGGCGATGAAGGGTGCCTCGCAGTTCTTCCTCGACACCCTCGTGCCGGAACCGAGCCTCGGGTTCCTGGTCACGAACCCGTCCAACTCCCCGGAGCTGGCCCACCACAGCGGCGTCAGCGTCTGCGCCGGCCCCACGATGGACAACCAGATCCTGCGCGACCTGTTCGACGGCTGCGCCAAGGCCGGCCAGGCGCTCGGCGTCGACGCCGACTTCCGGACGCGGGTCCTGGCCGCCCGCGACCGGCTGGCGCCGACGAAGATCGGCTCGCGCGGCAACATCCAGGAGTGGCTGTACGACTGGGTGGAGACCGAGCCCGCCCACCGGCACGTCTCCCACCTCTACGGCCTGCACCCCAGCAATCAGATCACCAGACGCGGTACCCCGGCGCTGTACACCGCCGCGCGGCGGACCCTCGAACTGCGCGGCGACGACGGGACCGGCTGGTCGCTCGCCTGGAAGATCAACTACTGGGCGCGTATGGAGGAGGGCGCCCGCGCCCACACCCTGATCCGTCTCCTGGTGACGACGGCCCGGCTCGCGCCGAACATGTTCGACCTGCACCCGCCGTTCCAGATCGACGGCAACTTCGGCGCCACCTCCGGTATCGCGGAGATGCTCCTGCAGAGCCACAACGGTGAGCTGCACGTGCTCCCGGCGCTGCCGTCCGCCTGGCCGGCCGGGAAGGTGCAGGGACTGCGGGGACGTGGCGGCTACACGGTGGACACGACGTGGAGCTCCGGCGCGGCCACCGAGATCCTCGTCAGGTTCGACCGCGACGGGACCGTCAACGTGCGCAACCGGATCTTCACCGGCACCTACCAGGTGGTCGACACCACGAGCGGCGCCGCCGTCACCGTCACCAAACCCGAGTCCGACGTCATCGCGCTGACCGGCCAGGCAGGCCGCACATACCGCCTGACGGGGTCCGGCGCACCGCCGACGAGTTACGTGCGGATCGCCAACGTGACCACCGGCCTGGTCCTGGACAGCGGCGGCAACGTCGCCTCCGGGTCGAACCTCAAACAGTGGAACAACGACGGCAGCACCAACCTGCAGTGGCAGCTCGTCGACCTGGGGAGCGGCTGGTACCGCATCGTCAACCGCACCAACGGCATGGTCGTCGACAGCTGGGGCAACACCGCCAACGGCGCGAGCGCCCGGCAGGCGGCCTGGAGCGGCAACAACAACCAGCAGTGGCGCCTCAACAACGTCGGCAACGGCCGCTACCAGATCATCAACCGCGGCACCGGAACGGCCCTCGACGGCATGGGCAACAGCACCGCCGGCTCCACCGTCGCCATGTGGACGCCCAACACCAACGCCAACAACCAATGGACCATCACGGGCGTGTGA
- a CDS encoding ABC transporter permease produces MPSTPEKTRTPAAESAAPRRERPRVRLARLRDLALVPAIIVIAVVGQIVHPIFLQPDNLINILQTMSEMSLLVMAQTIVLVAGKMDLSLESTFGLAPGVAAWLTVAVGSGAGLGVLSGVWAIPVTLAVGALIGAINALLIVRFGLNGFIVTLGMLIVLRGLLTGISGGQTFFNLPPSMLYLGSALWLGVPASIWLCLLLFAAGIVLLGFTRYGRALYAIGGNVDAAKAAGIRTGRVLWTALVGAGLLAALGGLLLSGRLASVAAAQGDGAIFTVFAAAVIGGVSLNGGKGTMFGAFTGILLLYMIQNVLTLAGVPAQWIQALNGAIILIALILSRLTGGKVQE; encoded by the coding sequence ATGCCCTCGACGCCTGAGAAAACCCGCACGCCCGCCGCAGAGAGCGCCGCCCCCCGGCGGGAGCGGCCGCGAGTGCGGCTGGCCCGGCTGCGTGACCTTGCGCTGGTTCCCGCGATCATCGTGATCGCCGTCGTCGGCCAGATCGTCCACCCGATCTTCTTGCAGCCCGACAACCTGATCAACATCCTGCAGACCATGTCGGAGATGTCGCTGCTGGTGATGGCGCAGACGATCGTCCTGGTCGCCGGCAAGATGGATCTCTCGCTGGAGTCGACCTTCGGTCTCGCGCCGGGCGTGGCCGCCTGGCTGACCGTCGCCGTCGGCTCGGGCGCCGGGCTGGGCGTGCTGTCGGGCGTCTGGGCGATCCCGGTCACCCTGGCCGTCGGCGCGCTGATCGGCGCGATCAACGCGCTGCTGATCGTGCGGTTCGGGCTCAACGGCTTCATCGTCACCCTCGGCATGCTGATCGTGCTGCGCGGCCTGCTCACCGGCATCTCCGGCGGCCAGACCTTCTTCAACCTGCCGCCGTCGATGCTCTACCTCGGCTCGGCCCTGTGGCTCGGTGTGCCCGCCTCGATCTGGCTGTGCCTGCTGCTGTTCGCCGCCGGCATCGTGCTGCTCGGCTTCACCCGCTATGGCCGCGCCCTGTACGCCATCGGAGGCAACGTGGACGCGGCCAAGGCCGCCGGCATCCGCACCGGCCGGGTGCTGTGGACCGCCCTGGTGGGCGCCGGCCTGCTCGCCGCCCTCGGCGGCCTGCTGCTGTCGGGACGCCTCGCCTCGGTGGCCGCCGCCCAGGGCGACGGCGCCATCTTCACCGTGTTCGCCGCGGCCGTCATCGGAGGCGTCAGCCTCAACGGCGGCAAGGGCACCATGTTCGGCGCGTTCACCGGCATCCTGCTCCTCTACATGATCCAGAACGTCCTCACCCTGGCCGGCGTGCCCGCCCAGTGGATCCAGGCCCTCAACGGCGCCATCATCCTCATCGCCCTCATCCTGTCCCGCCTCACCGGAGGCAAAGTCCAGGAATAA
- a CDS encoding sugar ABC transporter ATP-binding protein has protein sequence MAADPAPIPLVEAVGVTRRYGETVALDRAGIQIMPGQTHALVGRNGAGKSTLVSILTGLQPPDEGEVRFGGEPAPRLADRDAWRRRVACVYQKSTIIPELTVAENLYLHRHDLNRFGLVRWGALRRKAATLLAAWSVDVDVRLPAGELDVEQRQFVEIARALSFGARFIILDEPTAQLDAAAIARLFTRIRTLQEQGVTFLFISHHLQEIYEICDTVTVFRDARHILTTTVADLTHADLVAAMAGEATGLSTALPRASVPADAGVVLGVRDLSYGDAYREIDFHVRAGEIVGLAGAAASGRTELAETVAGLRAAGSGAIEVAGRRPRPGSVPDALAAGIGFVPRDRHHQGFVSMMSIADNATMTVPERLGEAGLINGRRRDRLARTLITNLAIKTPGPGLPVMGLSGGNQQKVVMARALASDPRLLVLITPTAGVDVKSKEFLLGKVEETAATGSGVLIASDELDDLRLCDRLLVMFQGRLVAEMAAGWHDHDVVAAMEGVRLDALDA, from the coding sequence TTGGCGGCTGACCCGGCGCCCATCCCTCTCGTCGAGGCGGTGGGCGTCACCAGGAGATACGGCGAGACCGTCGCGCTGGACCGCGCCGGAATCCAGATCATGCCCGGCCAAACCCACGCCCTGGTCGGCCGCAACGGGGCCGGGAAGTCCACCCTGGTCTCGATCCTCACCGGCCTCCAGCCCCCCGACGAGGGTGAGGTGCGGTTCGGCGGCGAACCCGCCCCGCGCCTGGCCGACCGCGACGCCTGGCGGCGGCGGGTGGCCTGCGTCTACCAGAAGTCCACGATCATCCCCGAACTGACCGTGGCGGAGAACCTCTACCTGCACCGCCACGACCTGAACCGGTTCGGACTGGTCCGCTGGGGCGCACTGCGGCGCAAGGCGGCCACGCTGCTCGCCGCCTGGTCGGTGGACGTCGACGTACGCCTGCCGGCCGGCGAGCTGGACGTCGAGCAGCGGCAGTTCGTGGAGATCGCCCGTGCGCTGTCCTTCGGCGCCCGGTTCATCATCCTCGACGAACCGACCGCCCAGCTCGACGCCGCCGCCATCGCCCGGCTGTTCACCCGCATCCGCACCCTGCAGGAACAGGGAGTGACCTTCCTGTTCATCAGCCACCACCTGCAGGAGATCTACGAGATCTGCGACACGGTCACCGTCTTCCGCGACGCCCGGCACATCCTGACCACCACGGTGGCCGACCTGACGCACGCCGACCTGGTGGCGGCGATGGCGGGAGAGGCCACCGGCCTGTCCACCGCACTCCCCCGGGCCTCCGTGCCCGCCGACGCCGGCGTGGTGCTCGGCGTGCGCGACCTGTCGTACGGCGACGCCTACCGGGAGATCGACTTCCACGTCCGGGCCGGCGAGATCGTCGGCCTGGCGGGCGCGGCCGCCAGCGGCCGGACCGAACTGGCCGAGACCGTCGCCGGGCTGCGCGCGGCCGGTTCGGGCGCGATCGAGGTCGCCGGCCGTCGCCCCCGCCCCGGCAGCGTGCCCGACGCGCTCGCCGCGGGGATCGGCTTCGTCCCTCGCGACCGGCATCACCAGGGATTCGTCTCGATGATGTCGATCGCCGACAACGCCACCATGACCGTTCCCGAACGGCTCGGCGAGGCCGGCCTGATCAACGGCCGGCGGCGTGACCGGCTGGCCAGGACTCTGATCACCAACCTGGCGATCAAGACTCCCGGCCCCGGCCTGCCCGTGATGGGCCTGTCCGGCGGCAACCAGCAGAAGGTCGTCATGGCCAGGGCGCTGGCCTCCGATCCCCGGCTGCTCGTGCTGATCACCCCCACCGCCGGGGTGGATGTGAAGTCCAAGGAGTTCCTGCTCGGCAAGGTCGAGGAGACGGCCGCCACGGGGAGCGGCGTGCTGATCGCCTCCGACGAGCTCGACGACCTGCGGCTGTGCGACCGGCTGCTGGTGATGTTCCAGGGCCGCCTCGTCGCGGAGATGGCCGCCGGATGGCACGACCACGACGTGGTGGCGGCCATGGAAGGAGTCCGGCTCGATGCCCTCGACGCCTGA